A window from Bacteroidota bacterium encodes these proteins:
- a CDS encoding GIY-YIG nuclease family protein, producing MFSVYILYSELHNKHYTGFTSDLEQRLNSHNEFGKDWTSRYRPWKLIYKKEFENKNLAMVYEKWLKTGAGRDFIKTLPH from the coding sequence ATGTTTTCCGTTTATATCTTATACTCAGAGCTGCATAATAAACATTATACCGGGTTCACCTCAGACCTTGAACAACGGTTAAATTCTCATAACGAATTTGGAAAAGACTGGACGTCCCGTTATAGGCCATGGAAACTTATTTATAAAAAAGAGTTTGAAAACAAAAATCTTGCAATGGTGTATGAGAAATGGCTGAAAACTGGTGCAGGTAGAGATTTTATTAAAACATTGCCGCATTAA
- a CDS encoding DUF1573 domain-containing protein, whose translation MKKLLLASVALIFSVALMAQEKFVDHLKFKTEEHDFGKIKQGVPVTYDFAIENTGKTPVVVESATASCGCTTPVRPEQPIMPGDANKITAGFNAGAPGPFTKTITVKLAGVDETKVITIKGEVLSAEEYDAYVKTKGKDSKDNKSKPNN comes from the coding sequence ATGAAAAAGTTATTATTAGCATCCGTTGCTCTCATTTTCAGTGTAGCATTAATGGCACAGGAAAAATTTGTTGACCACCTTAAGTTCAAAACAGAAGAGCATGATTTTGGAAAAATAAAACAAGGAGTTCCCGTTACTTATGATTTTGCCATTGAAAATACCGGCAAAACACCTGTTGTAGTTGAAAGCGCAACTGCAAGTTGCGGATGTACTACACCCGTAAGACCTGAGCAGCCGATAATGCCCGGTGATGCCAACAAGATCACTGCCGGATTTAATGCAGGGGCCCCTGGTCCGTTCACAAAAACGATCACCGTTAAATTGGCTGGTGTAGATGAAACAAAAGTGATAACTATTAAGGGTGAGGTTTTATCTGCAGAAGAATATGATGCTTATGTAAAGACAAAAGGAAAAGACTCCAAAGACAATAAAAGCAAACCTAATAATTAA
- a CDS encoding JAB domain-containing protein, producing the protein MQEQYYSIKNWAKDERPREKLLAHGAEILSNSELLAILINHGTKNKSAIELAKEILEAGKNNLQELGKLSVKELTKVKGIGEAKAITIVSAMELGRRRQASDALEKKTIVSSGDIASFLQSKIKDNRREVFAVLFLNRANKINHFEIISEGGITGTVADPRIILKKALEEDAVNIVLAHNHPSGSLKPSRADEELTHKIKEAAKYFDIKVLDHIIISDLGYYSFADEGLL; encoded by the coding sequence ATGCAAGAGCAGTACTACTCAATTAAGAACTGGGCAAAAGACGAACGGCCAAGAGAAAAACTACTTGCTCATGGCGCGGAAATCCTCAGCAATTCTGAACTCCTTGCTATCCTGATAAACCATGGGACAAAAAATAAAAGTGCAATAGAACTTGCAAAGGAGATCCTTGAGGCTGGAAAAAATAACCTCCAGGAACTGGGTAAACTTTCTGTAAAAGAGCTTACAAAAGTAAAAGGTATCGGTGAGGCCAAAGCGATCACAATTGTTTCTGCTATGGAACTTGGCAGAAGAAGACAGGCCTCTGATGCGCTGGAAAAGAAAACAATAGTTTCATCGGGTGATATTGCTTCTTTTCTTCAATCAAAAATAAAAGATAACCGCCGCGAAGTATTCGCTGTACTGTTTCTTAACAGGGCGAATAAAATAAATCATTTTGAAATAATAAGTGAAGGCGGTATTACCGGAACTGTTGCTGACCCGAGAATAATTTTAAAAAAAGCATTGGAAGAAGATGCAGTAAATATAGTGTTAGCCCACAACCATCCTTCGGGTAGTTTAAAACCCAGCCGTGCTGATGAAGAACTCACGCATAAAATAAAAGAAGCGGCGAAGTATTTTGACATTAAAGTTCTCGATCACATTATCATCAGCGATCTTGGGTACTATAGTTTTGCAGATGAAGGACTTTTGTGA
- a CDS encoding tungsten formylmethanofuran dehydrogenase gives MIDNSILLKAYALMSKAKFMAETYEANRSICKYVHSTSRGHEAIQLAAAFQLQPQDFVSPYYRDESMLLGMGFTPYELMLQLLAKKEDIFTGGREYYSHPNYKGVDKPTIIHQSSATGMQAIPTTGLAYGVQFKENYKPDDLPHGVNDELPIVICSLGDSSITEGEVSEAMQFAVLKQLPIIYLVQDNNWGISVSAAESRTMNAFEYAAGFKGMNRIQVDGSDFEASYEVLKYVCDWVRKERKPYLVHAQVPLLGHHTSGVRKEFYRSEDDWTKHIAHDPNPKLRKKLAERGVGEEEILKIETEANDTIKIDFEKAIASPEPDPSSVEDFVFAPTTVINESGERSPVDAEKVLMVDAALYAIREIMEDHPEAILYGQDVGKRLGGVFREAATLADRFGSHRVFNTAIQEAFIVGSCVGISAMGLKPIVEVQFADYIYPGFNQLASEVSKSCYLTCGKFPVSMILRVPIGAYGGGGPYHSGSIETTLLSIKGLKVAYPSNAADMKGLIKAAYLDPNPVVMLEHKGLYWSKVPGTDEAKTKEPARDYILPFGKANIVLHADKNKIVNGESCVIITYGMGVYWSKAAARNFSGQIEVIDLRTLFPLDEELVFEKVKLHGKCLIVTEEQQNNSFAEALAGRISKACFHWLDAPVDVIGALNLPAVPMNMALEKAMLPDAEKVSKRIKNLLAN, from the coding sequence ATGATTGATAATTCCATTTTACTGAAAGCCTATGCCCTTATGAGTAAAGCCAAATTCATGGCTGAAACTTATGAGGCTAACCGCTCCATCTGCAAATACGTTCATTCCACTTCAAGAGGACATGAGGCCATACAATTAGCCGCAGCATTTCAATTACAGCCACAGGATTTTGTAAGTCCTTATTATCGTGATGAGAGTATGCTGTTAGGTATGGGATTTACACCTTATGAGCTCATGCTGCAGTTGCTTGCAAAAAAGGAAGATATCTTCACTGGCGGAAGAGAATATTATTCGCATCCCAATTACAAGGGCGTTGATAAACCCACTATCATTCATCAAAGTAGCGCTACTGGGATGCAGGCGATACCTACAACAGGCTTGGCGTATGGAGTTCAGTTCAAAGAAAACTATAAACCCGATGACTTACCGCACGGAGTGAACGATGAGTTGCCAATTGTTATTTGTTCATTAGGCGATTCAAGTATAACGGAAGGAGAAGTGAGTGAAGCAATGCAGTTCGCCGTCCTCAAGCAATTACCTATTATTTATTTAGTTCAGGATAATAACTGGGGCATCAGCGTTTCTGCGGCTGAATCAAGAACAATGAATGCATTTGAATATGCAGCAGGTTTTAAAGGAATGAACAGGATACAGGTAGATGGAAGTGATTTCGAAGCTTCTTATGAAGTGTTGAAATATGTTTGTGATTGGGTAAGAAAAGAAAGAAAACCGTATCTCGTTCATGCACAGGTTCCATTGCTTGGGCATCATACAAGTGGTGTGAGAAAAGAATTTTACAGAAGCGAAGATGACTGGACAAAACATATAGCACATGATCCTAATCCCAAGCTCAGAAAAAAATTAGCCGAACGTGGAGTAGGCGAAGAAGAAATTTTAAAAATTGAAACTGAAGCTAACGATACGATCAAAATTGATTTTGAAAAAGCAATAGCTTCTCCTGAGCCGGATCCATCCTCGGTCGAAGATTTTGTTTTTGCCCCAACAACTGTAATTAACGAATCAGGTGAACGTTCTCCTGTTGATGCAGAAAAAGTATTAATGGTAGATGCCGCTTTGTATGCTATCCGTGAAATAATGGAAGATCATCCTGAAGCAATTTTATACGGGCAGGATGTTGGCAAAAGATTAGGTGGCGTTTTTCGTGAAGCAGCAACATTGGCGGATCGGTTTGGTTCCCATCGTGTTTTTAATACAGCTATACAAGAAGCTTTTATTGTTGGTTCATGCGTTGGTATAAGTGCTATGGGTTTGAAACCGATCGTTGAAGTACAATTTGCAGATTATATCTATCCCGGATTTAATCAATTGGCAAGCGAGGTTTCAAAAAGTTGTTATCTCACCTGCGGTAAGTTTCCGGTATCCATGATCCTTCGTGTACCTATTGGTGCTTATGGCGGTGGCGGCCCTTATCATAGCGGTAGTATTGAAACAACTCTACTTTCCATCAAAGGACTTAAAGTCGCTTATCCATCTAATGCTGCAGATATGAAAGGATTGATCAAGGCAGCTTACTTAGATCCTAATCCAGTAGTGATGCTCGAACATAAAGGGCTTTACTGGAGTAAAGTGCCGGGTACCGATGAAGCAAAAACAAAAGAACCGGCCCGTGATTATATTTTGCCTTTTGGAAAAGCGAATATTGTTTTACACGCAGATAAAAATAAAATAGTTAATGGCGAAAGCTGTGTAATTATTACTTACGGAATGGGAGTGTATTGGTCAAAAGCTGCAGCCAGAAATTTTTCCGGTCAAATTGAAGTGATTGATCTGAGAACATTATTTCCGTTGGATGAAGAATTGGTTTTTGAAAAAGTAAAACTGCATGGAAAATGTTTGATCGTGACGGAAGAGCAACAAAATAATTCTTTTGCAGAAGCATTAGCAGGGCGCATTTCAAAAGCTTGTTTTCATTGGCTGGATGCACCGGTAGATGTAATTGGAGCATTGAATTTACCTGCTGTGCCAATGAATATGGCATTGGAAAAAGCAATGCTGCCTGATGCTGAAAAGGTTAGCAAACGAATCAAAAATCTGCTGGCAAATTAG
- a CDS encoding aminoacyl-tRNA hydrolase: MKYLVVGLGNIGNEYAHTRHNIGFDVVNAFVLKHGGSFSTGRLAYTAEVKWKGKKMVCICPTTFMNLSGSAVKYWMDKEKITVENVLIILDDIALPLTKLRLRPGGNDGGHNGLKSINEVLGTKDYPRLRFGIGSNYPKGMQADFVLSKWKKEEEPLVKHKINVAIEVIETFALAGLTTAMNQVNNKEISL, translated from the coding sequence ATGAAGTACCTGGTAGTCGGTTTGGGAAATATTGGCAATGAATATGCACACACCCGCCACAACATTGGTTTCGATGTGGTGAATGCTTTTGTACTTAAGCATGGGGGATCTTTTTCTACCGGGCGACTGGCATATACAGCGGAAGTAAAATGGAAGGGAAAGAAAATGGTCTGTATTTGCCCAACCACTTTTATGAATCTTAGCGGCTCTGCGGTTAAGTATTGGATGGATAAGGAGAAAATAACGGTAGAGAATGTGCTTATTATTCTTGATGATATTGCCTTACCACTAACCAAACTTCGATTAAGGCCGGGTGGAAATGATGGAGGACATAATGGGCTTAAAAGTATTAATGAAGTGCTTGGAACAAAAGATTATCCCCGCCTGCGATTTGGTATAGGTAGTAATTACCCTAAAGGCATGCAGGCCGATTTTGTACTAAGCAAATGGAAAAAAGAAGAAGAACCTCTTGTAAAGCATAAGATTAATGTGGCTATAGAAGTAATAGAGACATTTGCCTTAGCTGGTTTAACCACAGCTATGAACCAGGTAAATAATAAAGAGATTTCTCTATGA
- a CDS encoding 50S ribosomal protein L25, translating to MKTITIEGQLRTGNGKKATRLIRSQELVPGVIYGGAAEVNFSAPAKALRSLVYTPDFQLAEVTIDGKTYRCIMKDLQFDKITDELMHIDLLELVEDKKVIATIPIKYVGVPVGVKDGGKLALKMKSLKIKTYPKYLKENIEVNIEKLELHGNVRVEDVKIENYEILNSPRIPIASVQITRELKVEESAAAPAAAAAAPAAAAAAAPAAAPAKEKKK from the coding sequence ATGAAAACAATTACAATCGAAGGACAACTGAGGACCGGAAACGGGAAGAAAGCCACCCGTCTAATCCGCTCTCAGGAGTTAGTGCCCGGTGTAATTTATGGCGGTGCCGCAGAGGTGAACTTTTCAGCTCCTGCAAAGGCTCTCAGGTCATTAGTTTACACTCCGGATTTTCAGCTTGCAGAAGTAACTATCGATGGTAAAACTTACCGTTGTATTATGAAAGATCTGCAGTTTGATAAAATTACAGATGAGTTGATGCATATCGACTTACTCGAACTGGTTGAGGATAAAAAAGTGATTGCTACCATTCCTATCAAGTATGTAGGGGTACCGGTAGGTGTAAAAGATGGAGGTAAGCTGGCGTTAAAAATGAAATCACTTAAAATAAAAACTTACCCGAAATACCTGAAGGAAAACATTGAAGTGAATATAGAGAAACTGGAATTGCATGGCAACGTACGTGTAGAGGATGTAAAGATTGAGAACTATGAGATATTGAACTCTCCCCGTATTCCCATTGCATCAGTACAAATAACCCGTGAGTTGAAAGTAGAAGAATCAGCCGCTGCACCTGCTGCCGCTGCTGCTGCTCCGGCTGCTGCCGCTGCTGCCGCTCCTGCTGCCGCACCAGCAAAAGAAAAGAAGAAATAA
- a CDS encoding fumarylacetoacetate hydrolase family protein, whose product MKIFCVGRNYAAHASELGNEIPDEPVIFMKPKSALLQPNTPFYYPEFTNELHHECELVLRVCKNGKYLQDKFAGKYYDAITAGIDFTARDIQNELKEKGLPWEKAKAWDNSAAIGKWIPVENIKNKKDINFCLYKNKELVQQGNSSNMLHSFDKIVAYISQYFSINIGDLIFTGTPAGVGELVVGDELELFIEDESLLKFDVK is encoded by the coding sequence ATGAAGATTTTTTGTGTTGGCCGCAATTATGCAGCCCATGCCTCTGAGTTAGGAAACGAAATCCCCGATGAACCGGTGATTTTTATGAAGCCTAAAAGTGCTTTGTTACAGCCTAACACTCCATTTTATTATCCTGAGTTTACCAACGAATTGCATCATGAATGCGAACTAGTACTGCGTGTTTGTAAAAACGGAAAATACCTGCAGGATAAATTTGCGGGTAAATATTATGATGCAATCACAGCAGGTATCGATTTTACAGCAAGAGATATTCAAAATGAGCTGAAAGAAAAAGGTCTTCCATGGGAAAAAGCCAAAGCCTGGGACAACTCAGCAGCAATTGGCAAATGGATACCTGTAGAAAATATCAAAAACAAAAAAGATATCAATTTCTGTTTGTATAAAAACAAAGAACTGGTACAGCAGGGAAATTCTTCCAATATGCTGCACAGCTTTGATAAGATCGTTGCATACATTTCTCAATACTTTTCAATCAATATCGGTGACCTCATATTTACCGGGACACCGGCAGGTGTTGGAGAATTGGTAGTAGGAGATGAACTTGAATTATTTATTGAGGACGAAAGCTTATTAAAATTTGACGTAAAATAG
- a CDS encoding DUF1573 domain-containing protein, whose amino-acid sequence MKHFITIICCFLFTFTAFAQTPNDGHNHEATPAAPVAPAKVDLISFKELAHDFGKIPQGKPVYYNFEVVNDGKEPAKLENVSASCGCTTPEWNREAIAPGAKSIIKVGYNAVAEGAFKKYITVNYAGGFKQIEISGEVWKAPEGAAPANASVQFLKKQNL is encoded by the coding sequence ATGAAACATTTCATCACCATTATCTGCTGTTTTCTTTTCACATTTACAGCATTTGCGCAAACACCAAATGACGGTCATAATCATGAAGCAACACCTGCAGCGCCTGTCGCTCCAGCAAAAGTGGATCTGATTAGTTTTAAAGAGCTTGCCCATGATTTTGGTAAAATTCCTCAAGGCAAACCTGTTTATTATAATTTTGAAGTCGTGAATGACGGTAAAGAACCAGCAAAGCTTGAAAACGTAAGTGCAAGCTGCGGATGTACTACTCCAGAATGGAATCGCGAAGCAATTGCACCGGGAGCTAAATCAATTATCAAAGTTGGATATAATGCAGTAGCAGAAGGTGCATTTAAAAAATATATCACTGTAAACTATGCAGGTGGTTTTAAGCAAATAGAAATTTCAGGTGAGGTATGGAAAGCACCTGAAGGAGCAGCACCTGCCAATGCTTCTGTTCAGTTTTTGAAAAAACAAAATTTATAA
- a CDS encoding pyridoxal phosphate-dependent aminotransferase: MLKISNRGQQMPPSPIRKLVPYAEAAKKKGIKVYHLNIGQPDIETPPAIMDAVRNADIKVLEYSHSAGNESYRRKLVQYYKSVGINVTHEQILITTGGSEAILFGFFCCLNPGDEVIIPEPFYANYNGFACTAGVNVVPITSYIENGFALPPIEDFEKVITPKTKAIIICSPNNPTGYLYSMEEMEALKKICIKHNLYLFSDEAYREFCYDGKYVSAMHLEGLEQHVVLMDTISKRYSACGARLGALVTKNKDVYNTAMKFAQARLSPPGLAQIMGEAAVDLPASYFDTPKAEYLSRRNTMIGRLNKMPGVYCPNPGGAFYAIARLPIDDADKFCQWLLEDFSYNKQTVMLAPATGFYGTPGLGKNEVRLAYVLNNDALNAAMDCLEKALEVYPNKVENKNTAKAFA; this comes from the coding sequence ATGCTTAAAATTTCTAATCGTGGCCAGCAAATGCCGCCTTCACCAATACGCAAATTGGTTCCTTATGCAGAAGCTGCAAAGAAAAAAGGAATAAAAGTTTATCATCTGAATATTGGCCAGCCCGATATAGAAACACCGCCGGCTATAATGGATGCAGTGCGTAATGCAGATATAAAAGTCTTGGAATATAGTCATAGTGCAGGCAATGAAAGTTATCGCCGCAAATTGGTACAGTATTATAAAAGTGTTGGAATTAATGTTACCCATGAACAGATATTAATTACTACTGGTGGCAGTGAAGCAATTCTATTTGGTTTTTTTTGTTGTCTCAATCCGGGTGATGAAGTAATTATACCAGAACCCTTTTATGCAAACTATAATGGATTTGCCTGTACTGCAGGAGTGAATGTAGTTCCTATTACTTCGTATATTGAAAATGGGTTTGCATTACCACCGATCGAAGATTTTGAAAAAGTAATTACTCCAAAAACAAAGGCGATAATCATTTGCAGCCCCAATAACCCGACAGGTTATTTGTATAGTATGGAGGAAATGGAAGCACTGAAAAAGATCTGTATTAAACATAATCTCTATTTATTCAGCGATGAAGCTTACCGGGAGTTTTGCTATGATGGCAAATATGTAAGTGCTATGCATCTTGAAGGGTTGGAGCAGCATGTAGTATTAATGGATACTATTAGTAAACGTTATAGTGCTTGTGGTGCGAGGCTGGGCGCCTTGGTTACAAAGAATAAAGATGTTTATAATACAGCCATGAAATTTGCTCAGGCAAGATTAAGCCCTCCGGGTCTTGCACAGATAATGGGTGAAGCAGCTGTTGATCTGCCTGCCTCTTATTTTGACACACCTAAAGCCGAATACTTGTCAAGAAGAAATACAATGATAGGCCGGTTGAATAAAATGCCAGGTGTGTATTGTCCGAATCCCGGCGGCGCATTCTATGCTATTGCGAGATTGCCAATTGATGATGCAGATAAATTCTGCCAATGGTTGCTTGAAGATTTTTCTTATAACAAACAAACCGTAATGCTTGCCCCTGCTACCGGATTTTATGGTACGCCTGGCTTAGGTAAAAACGAAGTGAGACTTGCCTATGTATTAAATAACGATGCACTGAATGCTGCAATGGATTGTTTGGAAAAAGCGTTAGAAGTTTATCCTAATAAAGTAGAAAATAAAAATACGGCAAAAGCATTTGCCTAA
- a CDS encoding ribose-phosphate pyrophosphokinase, whose product MSSVKIFSGTGSQALTAQICKQFGAKQGKVNIQKFSDGEICPVFLESIRGDYVFLVQSTYAPSDNLMELLLMIDAARRASAYKVVAVMPYYGYARQDRKDKPRVAIGSKLVANMLVAAGADRVITMDLHAPQIQGYFDIPVDHLDSSAVFIPYIQQLGLKNLTFAAPDVGASNRIREIASYFEAEMVICDKHRKRANEIASMVVIGDVTDKDIVIIDDICDTGGTLAKAAALLKEKGARSVRALTTHPVLSGKAYDNINNSVLEELVVCDTIPLRQDGGKIKVITVAELFAVAIRNAFENKSITSLFIHSQRKDK is encoded by the coding sequence ATGTCATCAGTCAAAATTTTCTCAGGTACAGGCTCACAGGCCCTTACGGCGCAAATCTGTAAACAATTCGGAGCCAAGCAAGGCAAAGTGAATATCCAGAAATTTAGTGACGGCGAAATATGCCCTGTTTTCCTCGAAAGTATCCGTGGCGATTATGTTTTCCTTGTTCAAAGTACCTACGCACCGTCTGATAACCTTATGGAGCTTCTATTGATGATAGATGCAGCCCGAAGAGCATCGGCATATAAAGTAGTGGCCGTTATGCCTTATTACGGCTATGCGAGGCAGGATAGAAAAGACAAACCCCGAGTTGCAATTGGAAGTAAACTGGTTGCCAATATGTTAGTAGCGGCAGGAGCAGACAGGGTAATTACAATGGACCTTCATGCCCCCCAGATCCAGGGTTATTTTGATATTCCGGTTGATCACCTGGATAGCTCGGCAGTTTTTATCCCTTACATACAGCAACTTGGCCTTAAAAACCTTACTTTTGCCGCCCCCGATGTGGGAGCTAGTAACCGCATCAGGGAAATTGCAAGCTACTTCGAAGCCGAAATGGTGATCTGTGATAAGCATAGGAAAAGGGCAAACGAGATAGCAAGCATGGTGGTAATCGGGGATGTAACGGATAAGGATATTGTGATAATAGATGACATCTGCGATACCGGCGGAACACTGGCAAAAGCCGCAGCTCTTTTAAAAGAAAAAGGTGCAAGAAGTGTAAGGGCTTTGACCACACACCCTGTTTTGAGTGGAAAGGCATATGATAATATCAATAACAGTGTGCTGGAAGAGTTAGTGGTTTGTGATACAATACCCTTAAGACAAGATGGAGGAAAAATAAAAGTGATCACGGTAGCAGAATTGTTCGCAGTGGCTATCAGGAACGCTTTTGAAAATAAAAGTATCACCAGCCTGTTCATACACTCACAGCGCAAAGACAAATAG
- a CDS encoding N-acetyltransferase family protein encodes MANIRLATTHDAAGILEIYAPYIENTSFTFETEVPSLEDFQKRISDYLINWPWVVCEIDGVITGYAYGAKYRERTAYQWCVESSIYIHDDFLKHKIGKALYEALIEILKRQGYRNIYAVINLPNDRSVKFHESCGFTYFATYEKVGYKLGKWKNVGWWQLSINEYGMDPLAPIKFSELKKDFLQDLFEEKSKMIRS; translated from the coding sequence ATGGCAAATATCCGTTTAGCTACAACTCATGATGCAGCAGGAATTTTAGAAATCTATGCGCCGTATATAGAAAACACTTCATTTACATTTGAAACAGAGGTTCCTTCACTGGAAGATTTTCAAAAAAGGATTTCAGATTACCTTATCAACTGGCCATGGGTTGTTTGTGAAATTGATGGTGTGATTACAGGCTATGCTTATGGTGCCAAATACCGTGAGAGAACAGCTTATCAATGGTGCGTTGAAAGTTCCATTTATATTCATGATGATTTTTTAAAACACAAAATTGGTAAGGCCTTATACGAAGCATTAATTGAAATACTAAAGAGACAAGGTTATAGAAATATTTATGCCGTAATCAATTTGCCCAATGATAGAAGCGTAAAATTTCATGAGAGTTGTGGCTTCACTTATTTCGCCACTTATGAAAAAGTAGGCTATAAATTAGGTAAATGGAAAAATGTTGGCTGGTGGCAGCTAAGTATTAATGAGTACGGCATGGATCCCTTGGCTCCCATTAAATTTTCTGAATTAAAAAAAGATTTTCTACAAGATCTCTTTGAAGAGAAATCGAAAATGATACGATCGTAA
- a CDS encoding GIY-YIG nuclease family protein: MFSVYILYSELHNKHYTGFTSDLEQRLNSHNEFGKDWTSRYRPWKLIYKKEFENKNLAMVYEKWLKTGAGRDFIKTLPH; the protein is encoded by the coding sequence ATGTTTTCCGTTTATATCTTATACTCAGAGCTGCACAATAAACATTATACCGGGTTCACCTCAGACCTTGAACAACGGTTAAATTCTCATAACGAATTTGGAAAAGACTGGACATCCCGTTATAGGCCATGGAAACTTATTTATAAGAAAGAGTTTGAAAACAAAAATCTTGCAATGGTGTATGAGAAATGGCTGAAAACTGGTGCAGGTAGAGATTTTATTAAAACATTGCCGCATTAA
- a CDS encoding four helix bundle protein — translation MGYYKDLLAYKKAYSLAMEIFIISKRFPSEEKYSLIDQIRRSSRSVCANIAESYRRRRYKDYFISKLNDAETENSETQVWLDFSKDCGYLTTEEYNNLTGKNDEAGKLIWYMINNPDKFISTSDS, via the coding sequence ATGGGATACTATAAAGATCTGTTGGCCTATAAAAAGGCTTACTCACTGGCAATGGAAATCTTTATTATTTCCAAAAGGTTTCCGTCAGAAGAAAAGTATTCATTAATAGATCAAATAAGAAGATCGTCAAGATCAGTTTGTGCAAACATTGCCGAGTCTTATCGAAGGAGAAGATACAAGGACTATTTTATAAGTAAACTGAATGATGCTGAAACCGAAAATAGTGAAACCCAAGTTTGGTTGGATTTTTCAAAGGATTGCGGCTATTTAACAACAGAAGAGTATAACAATCTTACTGGTAAAAATGATGAGGCAGGTAAACTTATTTGGTATATGATTAATAACCCTGATAAATTTATTTCTACGTCAGATTCCTAA